The stretch of DNA GTTCGTGCCCGAGATTCTGGCTCCACGCCTTGAATTCCTCGGGTGTACGGCAGACCCGTTCTCCGAGCCGCGCCAGTGTCTTCCGGAAGCTATGCGGGTTGAAATAGGGCAAGCCGGCCTGCTCGAACGCCTTTCGGAAGATCTCGCGAATCGGAGATGCGGTACTCCAATGCACGCGTGCGAGACCCGAAGCGCGGAATTGCTGATTGTTGCCCAGGGACACTTCGGTGGAGGGAAAAAGCGGGTCGTCGTTGCCCCACAGCTTTTCGGCCCGCAGGAAATCGGCCCACTCTTCCACGATCCGGCGCACCTCGTCCCCGACTGGGAAGAAGTAGGTCGTGAAGGTCTTGGAGAACTTGGTTCGAACCTCGCGCGCATCCTGGATAACACGCCCTTCAGCCAAGTCGATATGCTTGAGCTTCATAGAGGCGATTGCCCCATCCCGAGCACCTGTTAGAAGCGTGAATGCGATAACCGCCCGGTCCCGCAGCTCGATCTCCGTTTTCGCCGACATGCCACCAAGCACATGGACGATCTGTTCGACCGTTGGCGCCGGGCGTTCGGTATGGGCCTTAGCCTCCCGAGTTTCTTTTTCCGAAAGGTTAAAGTATTCGGCGTCAGCATAGGTAAGGCGGGACTTGTAGCCGGGCCT from Candidatus Glassbacteria bacterium encodes:
- a CDS encoding tyrosine-type recombinase/integrase, producing MTTHNARNERVKREYLTYLKEAKRLSETSIDGVAAALHRFETYTGFRDFRQFHIQQAINFKRHLAKERNERTGKPLSKATMHAVLSALKASFQWLAGRPGYKSRLTYADAEYFNLSEKETREAKAHTERPAPTVEQIVHVLGGMSAKTEIELRDRAVIAFTLLTGARDGAIASMKLKHIDLAEGRVIQDAREVRTKFSKTFTTYFFPVGDEVRRIVEEWADFLRAEKLWGNDDPLFPSTEVSLGNNQQFRASGLARVHWSTASPIREIFRKAFEQAGLPYFNPHSFRKTLARLGERVCRTPEEFKAWSQNLGHEHVLTTFTSYGNVAPDRQSEVMRAFSMNEPPDRQNSGQPSLV